The genomic window CTTCTGAAATTGATGCTTTGGAAAGAGTTATTCGCCAATTAGAAATAGAAAGAGAAGCTTTGAAACAAGAAAATGGGGCTGTGAATAAAAAAAGACTTTCGAGTATTAAAAAAGAATTAGCAGAAATAAAAGAAAAATCAAAAACACTCACCATTCAGTGGAAGAAAGAAAAGGAATTAATTTTGGGGCTTCGAGAACATAAAAAACAAATTGATATATTGAGAGGGGAGGCTGATCTTCTTGAACGATCTGGTGATCTCGCCCGAGTAGCAGAAATTCGATATGGAAAGATTCCTGATTTAGAAAAGAAAATTATAGAAGAAGAGGAAAAGCTTACTTCTATGCAAAAGGACAATCCCATACTTAAAGAAGAAGTTTCTGAGGAAGATATTGCCAAAGTAGTTGCTCGTTGGACGAGAATTCCTATTTCTAAAATGCTACAAGGAGAGCTGGAAAAATTAGCAGATATGGAGTCTGATCTCAAAAAAAGAGTAGTGGGACAAGAAGAAGCTATCATTGCTGTTTCAAATGCTATTCGACGTTCTCGAGCAGGAATCTCTGAAGAAGATCATCCTATAGGATCTTTTCTTTTTCTTGGACCAACTGGAGTGGGAAAGACCGAATTAGCAAAGGCTCTTTCTGAACTTTTGTTCAATGATGAAAAATCTCTTATTCGTCTTGATATGAGTGAATATATGGAGTCTCATTCTACAGCAAAAATGATAGGCTCTCCTCCAGGATATGTCGGTTATGATGAAGGGGGACAACTTACCGAAATTATTCGACGTCGTCCTTATAGTGTTATTCTTCTCGATGAAATAGAAAAAGCTCATACTGATGTATTTAATGTTCTTCTTCAAATTTTGGATGACGGAAGACTTACAGACGGTAAAGGAAGAGTTGTAAATTTCAAGAATACCGTTGTCATTATGACTTCAAATGTGGGCTCTGATGTTATTTATAAGATGCATAATCTTGGGTTCCAAACAGAAAAAGGAAAAGAATCTCTCAACGAATCTGAGATGCGAGAAAAAGTTTTAGAAAAACTTCGAGAAAGATTTAAACCAGAATTTTTGAATAGAATTGATGAGACTATTATTTTTCATCCGGTAAATGAAAAAATGCTTGAGAAGATTGTACAATTACAGATACAGAGAGTTTCTCGTCGTTTAGAAAAACGAGCAATTCATATTTCTTTGACGGAATCTGCTGAAAAATATCTTACGAGAAAAGGCTTTGATCCTATATATGGAGCCCGTCCACTTAAACGGGTTATTCAACATGATATTTTAGATCCCTTGGCGCTTCATATTATAGAAGGAAAAATCAAAGACGGAGATTCTATAACAGTAGATATTTCATTAGAGGAAGAAATTATCTTTAAACAAAATAAAAATAAAGAATGAATATTTTAAAGTTAATACGAGATCAACGACATGACATTCTTGCTTCCTTCCTGGTTGCTTTCTTGCTTTTTTCTTCCATGGAAGCTCTTTTTTTGGGTTGGAAATATCTTTACGTAAGTGCAGGTCTTCTTGTCGTGCAATTCTTTTTCCTAGCCATTAAATTTTCACAATCAAAAAGAGATTTTCTCTGGGCATTTATCGCTATTTTGTATTCGATAGGTTCTTGCGGAGTTCTCTTTTTTGTAAGTTCAAATTTTTTCCAACAAATAAT from Candidatus Moraniibacteriota bacterium includes these protein-coding regions:
- the clpB gene encoding ATP-dependent chaperone ClpB; this translates as MNIERFTEKSQELLRNAQEAAISRSQQQIDTFHIAYAMLLQEGSVVTTLLDALRVDRIKIQGEILSEIEKLPTVPSPSSQIIVTSDAARILEQAKKEMEGMKDDFISTEHIFLAILSVKSIVSRIFLQYGVEYSKVLEALSKVRGSHRADSPNPEGKYQALEKYSQNLTQLARDQKLDPVIGRNEEIRRVMQVLSRRTKNNPVLIGEAGTGKTAIAEGLALRIIHGDVPETLKEKELVSLDLGALLAGAKFRGEFEERLKAVLKEIEDSDGRYVLFIDELHTLVGAGATEGAMDASNMLKPALARGRLRTIGATTLKEYQKYIEKDGALERRFQPVFVSEPSVEDAIAILRGIKEKYELHHGVKITDTAIVSAVNLSKRYISDRFLPDKAIDLIDEAASTLRMEIDSMPSEIDALERVIRQLEIEREALKQENGAVNKKRLSSIKKELAEIKEKSKTLTIQWKKEKELILGLREHKKQIDILRGEADLLERSGDLARVAEIRYGKIPDLEKKIIEEEEKLTSMQKDNPILKEEVSEEDIAKVVARWTRIPISKMLQGELEKLADMESDLKKRVVGQEEAIIAVSNAIRRSRAGISEEDHPIGSFLFLGPTGVGKTELAKALSELLFNDEKSLIRLDMSEYMESHSTAKMIGSPPGYVGYDEGGQLTEIIRRRPYSVILLDEIEKAHTDVFNVLLQILDDGRLTDGKGRVVNFKNTVVIMTSNVGSDVIYKMHNLGFQTEKGKESLNESEMREKVLEKLRERFKPEFLNRIDETIIFHPVNEKMLEKIVQLQIQRVSRRLEKRAIHISLTESAEKYLTRKGFDPIYGARPLKRVIQHDILDPLALHIIEGKIKDGDSITVDISLEEEIIFKQNKNKE